In a single window of the Carassius gibelio isolate Cgi1373 ecotype wild population from Czech Republic chromosome A12, carGib1.2-hapl.c, whole genome shotgun sequence genome:
- the LOC128025341 gene encoding uncharacterized protein LOC128025341 isoform X1: MRRKTKAQRILDYENEEDEEEEEQKADCFSNGAQKRRKMFSTKEKAEENSSSTARLQKLTLDMKVNELDCSSADLYADSPPASESEEAHFLQSYSKKELIAIVLCMQREMDDLKEQLRCLTACGKLGRNLEILIEKTKMWSNGNNGTSLGTQGMVQAPAEVDAVIPDVCSPPAIMNGQWLNQGPGPQKPHKATQNALRDGLFTEFITPELLESCNTGTTAQKLTNDLLRGLYERECLASHSISGVVYNKRGQPKPALPTEEVEAILRTVHYFFPGKTDVEIKGYIRQKLQNEAKRLRKKPSLSGQYESRGLNLPLDMIDQN, translated from the exons ATGAGAAGGAAAACAAAAGCACAGCGAATTCTTGACTACGAAAATGAAGAGGACGAGGAAGAAGAGGAACAAAAAGCGGACTGCTTCAGC AACGGTGCACAGAAACGAAGAAAAATGTTTTCCACCAAAGAAAAAGCAGAAGAAAATAGCTCATCCACCGCCAGGCTTCAGAAGTTAACGTTAGACATGAAG GTTAATGAGCTGGATTGTTCTTCCGCAGACCTCTATGCTGACAGTCCTCCTGCTTCTGAGTCTGAG GAGGCTCATTTTTTACAGTCCTATTCAAAGAAGGAGCTCATTGCCATAGTCTTATGCATGCAGAGGGAAATGGATGACTTGAAGGAACAACTTAGGTGCCTAACAG CATGTGGAAAGCTAGGAAGAAACCTGGAAATACTAATCGAGAAGACCAAGATGTGGTCAAATGGGAACAACGGTACCTCTCTCGGGACTCAAGGCATGGTGCAGGCACCTGCCGAGGTGGATGCTGTGATTCCAGATGTATGTTCTCCTCCAGCTATTATGAATGGGCAATGGCTGAATCAGGGTCCAGGACCACAGAAACCTCACAAGGCCACTCAGAATGCTCTGAGGGATGGGCTCTTCACAGAG tttaTCACTCCTGAACTTTTGGAGAGTTGTAACACAGGCACCACTGCCCAAAAACTGACCAATGACCTTCTCCGTGGACTCTACGAGAGGGAATGCCTGGCTTCCCACTCCATATCTGGAGTTGTGTACAATAAAAGAGGCCAGCCAAAGCCTGCTCTGCCTACCGAAGAGGTCGAGGCAATCCTGA GAACCGTTCACTATTTCTTTCCTGGCAAGACTGATGTAGAGATCAAGGGCTACATCCGACAGAAACTGCAAAACGAAGCCAAGAGACTGAGGAAGAAACCATCACTCTCAGGCCAATACGAGTCTAGAGGTCTCAATCTACCATTAGATATGATCGACCAAAATTGA
- the LOC128025341 gene encoding uncharacterized protein LOC128025341 isoform X2, protein MRRKTKAQRILDYENEEDEEEEEQKADCFSNGAQKRRKMFSTKEKAEENSSSTARLQKLTLDMKVNELDCSSADLYADSPPASESEEAHFLQSYSKKELIAIVLCMQREMDDLKEQLRCLTACGKLGRNLEILIEKTKMWSNGNNGTSLGTQGMVQAPPAIMNGQWLNQGPGPQKPHKATQNALRDGLFTEFITPELLESCNTGTTAQKLTNDLLRGLYERECLASHSISGVVYNKRGQPKPALPTEEVEAILRTVHYFFPGKTDVEIKGYIRQKLQNEAKRLRKKPSLSGQYESRGLNLPLDMIDQN, encoded by the exons ATGAGAAGGAAAACAAAAGCACAGCGAATTCTTGACTACGAAAATGAAGAGGACGAGGAAGAAGAGGAACAAAAAGCGGACTGCTTCAGC AACGGTGCACAGAAACGAAGAAAAATGTTTTCCACCAAAGAAAAAGCAGAAGAAAATAGCTCATCCACCGCCAGGCTTCAGAAGTTAACGTTAGACATGAAG GTTAATGAGCTGGATTGTTCTTCCGCAGACCTCTATGCTGACAGTCCTCCTGCTTCTGAGTCTGAG GAGGCTCATTTTTTACAGTCCTATTCAAAGAAGGAGCTCATTGCCATAGTCTTATGCATGCAGAGGGAAATGGATGACTTGAAGGAACAACTTAGGTGCCTAACAG CATGTGGAAAGCTAGGAAGAAACCTGGAAATACTAATCGAGAAGACCAAGATGTGGTCAAATGGGAACAACGGTACCTCTCTCGGGACTCAAGGCATGGTGCAGGCACCT CCAGCTATTATGAATGGGCAATGGCTGAATCAGGGTCCAGGACCACAGAAACCTCACAAGGCCACTCAGAATGCTCTGAGGGATGGGCTCTTCACAGAG tttaTCACTCCTGAACTTTTGGAGAGTTGTAACACAGGCACCACTGCCCAAAAACTGACCAATGACCTTCTCCGTGGACTCTACGAGAGGGAATGCCTGGCTTCCCACTCCATATCTGGAGTTGTGTACAATAAAAGAGGCCAGCCAAAGCCTGCTCTGCCTACCGAAGAGGTCGAGGCAATCCTGA GAACCGTTCACTATTTCTTTCCTGGCAAGACTGATGTAGAGATCAAGGGCTACATCCGACAGAAACTGCAAAACGAAGCCAAGAGACTGAGGAAGAAACCATCACTCTCAGGCCAATACGAGTCTAGAGGTCTCAATCTACCATTAGATATGATCGACCAAAATTGA
- the LOC128025342 gene encoding endoplasmic reticulum membrane sensor NFE2L1 isoform X1 yields MLYLKKYFTEGLIQFTILLSLIGVRLDLDTYLNNQLPPLHEIILGPSSAYTQTQFHNLRNTLDGYGIHPKSVDLDHFFATRRLLNQVHSLDHLRVPSTELSAWLVHRDPESVVSATSQSGPSIALDNGGSLEDVNNSEASAMRGAGGASETNYSLSGEDSLGAVAPEDSQEQGERESSDDLSKEDIDLIDILWRQDIDLGAGREVFNYSSRQKESETDKPNEENEEAGGREESWRNGLNLQAVQSLTHIDGETGERIPTELTSLGAQTSLSLQECLRLLEATFPFGEEPEFQTTGSTSQLRAPTEETPSTSQGIPLQAPLSQSDTPLDLEQQWQDIMSIMELQDMEVNSTVVNVTMNNDPSNNNASTTDSATSFGLPRSTLINQDVSLHQASLPSCSQDFPPLFNPELDSTMVQRPTLVRLSSSNSSNINSTFGATNLTGLFLPPPLNSTTNLTTTPVLPDPFSSLLEESMLDEISLLDLAMEEGFSQDQASQLEDELDSDSGLSLDSSHSPASPSNSETSCSSAASSSSTSATFSEEGAVGYSTDSEAATVEAEEGAVGGYQPEYSKLCRMSYQDPSQFHGIPQLESVNHNHTYNLPLASSYSERSQMSTSSSKKGRDKQLQQTKLQPPQDFIDRQSSRDERRARAMDIPFSNEKIINLPVEEFNELLAKHHLNEDQLSLIRDIRRRGKNKMAAQNCRKRKLDTILKLEEGVQDLQREKAQLLKEKMEYCKCIRQTKQKVQSLSQELFAQLRDEEGRPYSASEYFLQYGTDGVLLMPRNMTTEQSNKPDKKQKDKKK; encoded by the exons ATGCTTTACTTGAAAAAGTACTTCACAGAGGGTCTTATTCAGTTCACTATCCTCCTGAGTCTAATTGGGGTACGGCTGGACTTGGACACTTATTTGAACAATCAGCTCCCCCCACTCCATGAGATCATCCTGGGCCCCAGTTCGGCCTACACCCAGACGCAGTTCCACAATCTCCGTAACACCCTGGACGGCTATGGCATCCATCCTAAAAGTGTGGACCTGGACCATTTTTTCGCCACTCGTCGGCTTCTGAACCAGGTGCACTCCCTGGATCATCTGCGTGTGCCCAGCACCGAGCTGAGTGCCTGGCTGGTGCATCGTGACCCTGAGAGTGTGGTTTCGGCAACCAGTCAGTCCGGCCCCAGCATTGCCCTGGACAATGGGGGCAGCCTGGAGGACGTGAACAACTCCGAAGCCTCGGCCATGAGAGGGGCTGGTGGTGCTTCTGAGACCAATTATAGCCTCAGCGGAGAGGACAGCCTGGGAGCCGTGGCCCCTGAGGACAGTCAGGAGCAAGGGGAAAGAGAGAGCAGCGACGACCTCTCCAAAGAG GACATTGACCTCATAGACATCCTTTGGAGGCAGGATATTGACCTTGGTGCTGGCCGAGAAGTATTTAACTATAGCAGTCGGCAGAAGGAGAGTGAGACTGATAAACCTAATGAAGAAAACGAAGAGGCAGGTGGAAGAGAGGAAAGCTGGAGAAATGGACTTAATCTCCAAGCAGTGCAGAGCCTAACTCATATTGATGGAGAGACAGGAGAGAGAATACCTACGGAG CTTACCAGTCTTGGTGCTCAGACTTCATTATCCCTGCAGGAATGTCTGAGGCTTCTGGAGGCCACCTTTCCATTTGGAGAAGAGCCAGAG ttccAGACCACTGGATCCACCTCACAGCTTAGAGCTCCAACTGAGGAGACGCCATCAACATCACAAGGGATCCCCCTACAAGCCCCTCTGTCTCAGTCTGATACACCACTAGACCTGGAGCAGCAGTGGCAGGACATAATGTCCATAATGGAACTGCAG GACATGGAGGTGAACAGTACTGTGGTAAATGTTACCATGAATAATGACCCCAGTAACAACAATGCCAGCACCACCGACTCAGCCACAAGTTTTGGACTTCCACGGTCCACTCTCATTAACCAGGATGTCAGTCTCCACCAGGCTTCGCTTCCCAGCTGCAGCCAGGACTTTCCCCCATTGTTCAACCCCGAGTTGGATTCTACCATGGTACAGCGGCCTACCTTAGTCAGGCTTTCTTCTAGCAACTCCTCCAACATCAATTCAACCTTTGGAGCTACTAACTTGACCGGTCTCTTTCTCCCACCACCTCTAAACAGTACAACTAATCTAACCACCACTCCGGTGCTGCCAGATCCATTTTCCAGCCTGCTGGAAGAGTCTATGCTGGATGAAATTAGCCTGCTAGACCTTGCAATGGAAGAGGGTTTCAGCCAAGACCAGGCTTCTCAGCTCGAGGATGAGCTTGATTCAGACTCAGGTCTTTCACTGGACTCCAGCCATAGCCCAGCCTCTCCTAGCAACTCAGAGACATCCTGCTCATCAGCCGCATCATCTTCATCCACCTCTGCTACATTCTCAGAGGAAGGAGCTGTTGGCTACAGCACTGATTCAGAGGCGGCCACAGTAGAAGCAGAGGAAGGAGCCGTTGGGGGCTACCAACCGGAGTATAGCAAGCTGTGCCGCATGAGCTACCAAGATCCCTCTCAGTTCCATGGCATACCACAGTTGGAAAGTGTCAATCACAACCACACCTACAATCTACCACTGGCATCATCCTACTCTGAGCGCTCTCAAATGTCCACATCCTCCAGCAAGAAAGGCAGAGACAAGCAATTGCAGCAGACAAAGCTCCAGCCACCACAAGACTTCATTGACAGGCAGTCTAGCCGTGATGAACGTAGAGCGAGGGCCATGGACATCCCATTCTCCAATGAAAAGATCATTAACCTACCTGTCGAGGAGTTCAATGAGCTTCTGGCCAAGCACCATCTCAATGAGGACCAGCTCTCACTCATTCGTGACATCCGCCGCCGTGGAAAGAACAAAATGGCGGCACAAAACTGCCGTAAACGCAAATTAGACACCATCCTCAAGCTCGAGGAGGGCGTGCAAGACCTGCAACGTGAAAAGGCCCAGCTGCTGAAGGAGAAGATGGAATACTGTAAGTGCATCAGACAGACGAAGCAGAAAGTTCAGAGCCTTTCCCAGGAATTGTTCGCACAGCTGCGGGATGAGGAAGGCAGACCCTACTCGGCCAGCGAGTACTTTCTGCAGTACGGCACCGATGGCGTTCTCCTCATGCCTCGTAACATGACCACAGAACAAAGCAACAAGCCTGACAAGAAGCAGAAGGACAAAAAGAAGTGA
- the LOC128025342 gene encoding endoplasmic reticulum membrane sensor NFE2L1 isoform X2 — MLYLKKYFTEGLIQFTILLSLIGVRLDLDTYLNNQLPPLHEIILGPSSAYTQTQFHNLRNTLDGYGIHPKSVDLDHFFATRRLLNQVHSLDHLRVPSTELSAWLVHRDPESVVSATSQSGPSIALDNGGSLEDVNNSEASAMRGAGGASETNYSLSGEDSLGAVAPEDSQEQGERESSDDLSKELTSLGAQTSLSLQECLRLLEATFPFGEEPEFQTTGSTSQLRAPTEETPSTSQGIPLQAPLSQSDTPLDLEQQWQDIMSIMELQDMEVNSTVVNVTMNNDPSNNNASTTDSATSFGLPRSTLINQDVSLHQASLPSCSQDFPPLFNPELDSTMVQRPTLVRLSSSNSSNINSTFGATNLTGLFLPPPLNSTTNLTTTPVLPDPFSSLLEESMLDEISLLDLAMEEGFSQDQASQLEDELDSDSGLSLDSSHSPASPSNSETSCSSAASSSSTSATFSEEGAVGYSTDSEAATVEAEEGAVGGYQPEYSKLCRMSYQDPSQFHGIPQLESVNHNHTYNLPLASSYSERSQMSTSSSKKGRDKQLQQTKLQPPQDFIDRQSSRDERRARAMDIPFSNEKIINLPVEEFNELLAKHHLNEDQLSLIRDIRRRGKNKMAAQNCRKRKLDTILKLEEGVQDLQREKAQLLKEKMEYCKCIRQTKQKVQSLSQELFAQLRDEEGRPYSASEYFLQYGTDGVLLMPRNMTTEQSNKPDKKQKDKKK, encoded by the exons ATGCTTTACTTGAAAAAGTACTTCACAGAGGGTCTTATTCAGTTCACTATCCTCCTGAGTCTAATTGGGGTACGGCTGGACTTGGACACTTATTTGAACAATCAGCTCCCCCCACTCCATGAGATCATCCTGGGCCCCAGTTCGGCCTACACCCAGACGCAGTTCCACAATCTCCGTAACACCCTGGACGGCTATGGCATCCATCCTAAAAGTGTGGACCTGGACCATTTTTTCGCCACTCGTCGGCTTCTGAACCAGGTGCACTCCCTGGATCATCTGCGTGTGCCCAGCACCGAGCTGAGTGCCTGGCTGGTGCATCGTGACCCTGAGAGTGTGGTTTCGGCAACCAGTCAGTCCGGCCCCAGCATTGCCCTGGACAATGGGGGCAGCCTGGAGGACGTGAACAACTCCGAAGCCTCGGCCATGAGAGGGGCTGGTGGTGCTTCTGAGACCAATTATAGCCTCAGCGGAGAGGACAGCCTGGGAGCCGTGGCCCCTGAGGACAGTCAGGAGCAAGGGGAAAGAGAGAGCAGCGACGACCTCTCCAAAGAG CTTACCAGTCTTGGTGCTCAGACTTCATTATCCCTGCAGGAATGTCTGAGGCTTCTGGAGGCCACCTTTCCATTTGGAGAAGAGCCAGAG ttccAGACCACTGGATCCACCTCACAGCTTAGAGCTCCAACTGAGGAGACGCCATCAACATCACAAGGGATCCCCCTACAAGCCCCTCTGTCTCAGTCTGATACACCACTAGACCTGGAGCAGCAGTGGCAGGACATAATGTCCATAATGGAACTGCAG GACATGGAGGTGAACAGTACTGTGGTAAATGTTACCATGAATAATGACCCCAGTAACAACAATGCCAGCACCACCGACTCAGCCACAAGTTTTGGACTTCCACGGTCCACTCTCATTAACCAGGATGTCAGTCTCCACCAGGCTTCGCTTCCCAGCTGCAGCCAGGACTTTCCCCCATTGTTCAACCCCGAGTTGGATTCTACCATGGTACAGCGGCCTACCTTAGTCAGGCTTTCTTCTAGCAACTCCTCCAACATCAATTCAACCTTTGGAGCTACTAACTTGACCGGTCTCTTTCTCCCACCACCTCTAAACAGTACAACTAATCTAACCACCACTCCGGTGCTGCCAGATCCATTTTCCAGCCTGCTGGAAGAGTCTATGCTGGATGAAATTAGCCTGCTAGACCTTGCAATGGAAGAGGGTTTCAGCCAAGACCAGGCTTCTCAGCTCGAGGATGAGCTTGATTCAGACTCAGGTCTTTCACTGGACTCCAGCCATAGCCCAGCCTCTCCTAGCAACTCAGAGACATCCTGCTCATCAGCCGCATCATCTTCATCCACCTCTGCTACATTCTCAGAGGAAGGAGCTGTTGGCTACAGCACTGATTCAGAGGCGGCCACAGTAGAAGCAGAGGAAGGAGCCGTTGGGGGCTACCAACCGGAGTATAGCAAGCTGTGCCGCATGAGCTACCAAGATCCCTCTCAGTTCCATGGCATACCACAGTTGGAAAGTGTCAATCACAACCACACCTACAATCTACCACTGGCATCATCCTACTCTGAGCGCTCTCAAATGTCCACATCCTCCAGCAAGAAAGGCAGAGACAAGCAATTGCAGCAGACAAAGCTCCAGCCACCACAAGACTTCATTGACAGGCAGTCTAGCCGTGATGAACGTAGAGCGAGGGCCATGGACATCCCATTCTCCAATGAAAAGATCATTAACCTACCTGTCGAGGAGTTCAATGAGCTTCTGGCCAAGCACCATCTCAATGAGGACCAGCTCTCACTCATTCGTGACATCCGCCGCCGTGGAAAGAACAAAATGGCGGCACAAAACTGCCGTAAACGCAAATTAGACACCATCCTCAAGCTCGAGGAGGGCGTGCAAGACCTGCAACGTGAAAAGGCCCAGCTGCTGAAGGAGAAGATGGAATACTGTAAGTGCATCAGACAGACGAAGCAGAAAGTTCAGAGCCTTTCCCAGGAATTGTTCGCACAGCTGCGGGATGAGGAAGGCAGACCCTACTCGGCCAGCGAGTACTTTCTGCAGTACGGCACCGATGGCGTTCTCCTCATGCCTCGTAACATGACCACAGAACAAAGCAACAAGCCTGACAAGAAGCAGAAGGACAAAAAGAAGTGA
- the LOC128025344 gene encoding chromobox protein homolog 1 isoform X2, with protein MQISFFPSLSQRDTTPVSQSETKQSPAGKKQNKKKAEEVVEEEEEEYVVEKVLDRRVVKGKVEYLLKWKGFSDEDNTWEPEENLDCPDLIAEFLQSQKTAESGGKRRAESDGDGKETKKRKDEPEKLRGFARGLDPERIIGATDSSGELMFLMKWKNSDEADLVPAKEANVKCPQVVISFYEERLTWHSYPTEEEEKKDDKN; from the exons CTCCAGTTTCTCAGTCTGAAACCAAGCAATCACCAGCAgggaagaaacaaaacaaaaagaaagctgAAGAAGTggtggaggaagaagaagaggagtatGTTGTGGAGAAGGTTCTGGATCGGCGTGTGGTGAAGGGAAAAGTGGAGTATCTCCTCAAGTGGAAAGGCTTTTCTGA CGAGGACAACACATGGGAACCAGAGGAAAACCTAGACTGTCCTGACCTCATAGCAGAATTCCTCCAGTCACAGAAAACGGCTGAATCTGGAGGCAAGAGGCGGGCAGAGTCAGACGGAGATGGAAAGGAGACTAAAAAGCGCAAGGATGAG CCTGAGAAACTCAGAGGTTTTGCACGTGGTTTGGATCCTGAGAGGATTATTGGTGCTACAGACTCAAGTGGAGAACTCATGTTCCTCATGAAATG GAAAAACTCTGATGAAGCAGATTTAGTACCAGCCAAGGAGGCGAATGTTAAGTGTCCACAAGTGGTCATCTCCTTTTACGAGGAACGCCTCACCTGGCATTCATACCCCACtgaagaggaagagaagaagGATGACAaaaactag
- the LOC128025344 gene encoding chromobox protein homolog 1 isoform X1, with protein MSQTSEPSADVAVTEAPVSQSETKQSPAGKKQNKKKAEEVVEEEEEEYVVEKVLDRRVVKGKVEYLLKWKGFSDEDNTWEPEENLDCPDLIAEFLQSQKTAESGGKRRAESDGDGKETKKRKDEPEKLRGFARGLDPERIIGATDSSGELMFLMKWKNSDEADLVPAKEANVKCPQVVISFYEERLTWHSYPTEEEEKKDDKN; from the exons CTCCAGTTTCTCAGTCTGAAACCAAGCAATCACCAGCAgggaagaaacaaaacaaaaagaaagctgAAGAAGTggtggaggaagaagaagaggagtatGTTGTGGAGAAGGTTCTGGATCGGCGTGTGGTGAAGGGAAAAGTGGAGTATCTCCTCAAGTGGAAAGGCTTTTCTGA CGAGGACAACACATGGGAACCAGAGGAAAACCTAGACTGTCCTGACCTCATAGCAGAATTCCTCCAGTCACAGAAAACGGCTGAATCTGGAGGCAAGAGGCGGGCAGAGTCAGACGGAGATGGAAAGGAGACTAAAAAGCGCAAGGATGAG CCTGAGAAACTCAGAGGTTTTGCACGTGGTTTGGATCCTGAGAGGATTATTGGTGCTACAGACTCAAGTGGAGAACTCATGTTCCTCATGAAATG GAAAAACTCTGATGAAGCAGATTTAGTACCAGCCAAGGAGGCGAATGTTAAGTGTCCACAAGTGGTCATCTCCTTTTACGAGGAACGCCTCACCTGGCATTCATACCCCACtgaagaggaagagaagaagGATGACAaaaactag